In the Arachis ipaensis cultivar K30076 chromosome B04, Araip1.1, whole genome shotgun sequence genome, cttactatagagggagaatcatatccaacatatatccccaattttctttgagATCCCATTTTGGTGCaagaaggtggtgcaatgggaacatatattgcACACCCAAATAtccttaaatgggaaacatttggctgctggccaaaagctaattgcataggagagaactgatggtaactcgttggcctcaaacaaaTAAGTGCTGTgccatgtaaaatagcatgccccaagccgaggttgggagatttgttctcataagtaagggtctagcaatcaattggaggcgtttaataagtgattctgctaacctattttgtgtgtgaacatgagctactggatgttcaacatttattccattagccatacaataagcatcaaaggcttgggaagtaaattcaccagcattatcaagacgaattgctttgattagaTTTTCTGCAAACTGTGCTCTTAAtcaaataatttgagccagtaatctcgcaaatacCAGGTTGTGAGAAGACAATAagtacacatgtgaccatctcgaagatgcgtctataaggaccataaaatatctaaaagatccacatggtggatgaataggtccacatatatcgccttgaatctTTTCTAGGAAtttaggggactcaaatccaatctttactggtgatggccttaaaattaacttcccctgagaacatgcagcacaacaaaattcactagatttaagaatcttctggttctttagggAATGTCCAtgtgagttttcaataattctctgcatcatggttgttcccggatgacatAATCGGTCGtgccaaattataaattcatttggactagtaaacttctggtttacaatggtatgtgattcaattgcactaattttagtataatacAACCCATATAAAAGTGAGGGTAAGTTTTCTAATATTACCTTTTTACTTGAGTCATGGGTTGTGATATacaaatactcatgatttccctcattcattgtttcaatatgatatccatttcggcggatatctttgaaactcaacaagtttctcagagacttggtagataatagtgcattatttattataaattttgttcctccaggaaataaaattatagctcttctggagtcttctatcacattgcccgaGCCAatgatagtattaacatattcttcttttggcacaaaatgggtaaaatatatattacttttaagaatagtgtccaaatttgcactatccgcaagacaAATATCTTCACTATACgtccttgccattttcttcaaaaaaataataataaaattagtagAAATATTTACgcagtaaaattatttttttgattgaaaatatttttctaagaagtatagtatatattaaaaattttattattattagcacATTCAGTAATGTTGAAATTCAAATGCATAAAACTTAACAAgaagtttcttacattatttattcacgtgaacacttaacaaacacatatattaaactattccatcattgatcaaatggccaatattttcttcaggattctcaaagaaatcagatacatcataatgagtggtgaaattttcagcatcatttgaaacaaaattcgaCTCTTTTCCTTTGTCGTCATTTTTCAAATATGCTTGATAAatatcgactaggtgccttgggatacgacaggtacgtgaccaatggccctttccaccacaacagaaatatttatcctcaattgatttattttgtccattgtttctttctttatcccacttctggtgagatcattTCTTGTAAATATAATTcttcttccttccataatttttcttgttataaaaaacttgccatttacctcttatgGGGTTATGATTTGCCACATTTACTTCAGAAAATGGGGTGGcaccagctgggcgcgcttcatgatttcttaaaagtaattcattgttgcattcagcaacaagaaggcaagaaattaactcagaatattttttaaattatttttctcgatactgctgctgcaggagcacattcgaggcatggaaggtcgagaaagttttctctaatatATCggacttgaggaagtatcaccgtcttttgatgattatacttTTTTTCAAGGTCTTTTTACAGATCTGCAAGattttttaatgtgagatattcatttttcaatcatacgtcaagatgacgacgaagaaaaatcatggccttggctttatccttctgagaTACATTATTTTCAGCATTAATGGTATCtctaagatccattgaatcaagatggattttagcatctagtatccatgatattagttgtttccagatatatcaagagcattaaattcaagatgagagagcttcgacataataaaaatttgttagctggagtcttcctaaaatttggtCAGAGTcttgtgctgataacgtgttgtagaataaaaaaagaagatataacaaatataaaataaaaatataaataaaagactctaatttTGATATTCACTAATATAATTATCCCACTATAATAatagaaaaaagtaaattatataTTTACTACTATTATAAAGAAGAATACCAATACTTTTAgtataaaaaaaaaggagaaattaGTTATGTTATTAGtaaaaaaataggaaagaaataaataaaaaatattaatcatcTAAATTTCTAAAATCCTAAAAGAGTAAATTACTAAAATGTTATTTGAAAGTTTATATCAGTCGACAAAAAATTCTAAAAGATATTAATGACAAGTAAGTtcccaaaaaatttaaaaatgcgacaaaaaaaaaactaaacattaagtcatttaaaaaaaatataataattattaattatttttgtcgAATTTAaacattattttaaataatatcttttaaaaaattgtttATCAACAAATAAATCTATCAAATGGGCATCCTAAAATGAATGAATCATAACATAACATTAAAATTCTTCATTAAATGCTTGTCAATGCCAAATCAATTTCTATGCTGAACTCTTGCAAAAGTCAAATGACAAAATTAACTTCTACTCCTTTAAAAGTGCACCATGCATCATCCCCTGAAACTTTTCTCCTCTCACATTTCAACGCCCCCAagaatagaaaacaaaaagtcaAAAACAAAACGAAACTGCTTCTCAAGCATTTAACTCAAAGTGATAGTCAACTTTtctataagaaaaataaaaatattaattgctCAATAACTTTTTTATATTTGTTCTATATTTAAGTAAACACtaatcaatttatatttttttcgctGAAAATGATAAAAGATGGCCCCAAGGAAAATCTTAAAAACTGCAATAAAGTCAAGACCTCTTTATTTCCCCGATGCGGTTTTTTGCTTCCAACTTCATTAGTTCAACTCTGTTCTGTTCTGTTCTTCTTCCCTCTGCTCTCTATTTTTTCATTAGCGCCAATGCACCATTGAGATCCACAGAAGAAACTCAAAGCTTGAATTGAAACCCATTGTTTGGTAGCACTGTCCATCTTCCAATGGGTAACCGAATGGGTAAGCTCTGCGTCTGCTCCTCCGACACTGCCGGAGAAATCTCCGGCAGATTCGACAACGGGATAACCTTCCTCTCCGATTCACATGACAAAGCTCTTGGAGACTCCATCTGCTATGTGAGACCAGACAATTCTCAGTTCTCCCGTGGCGGCGGCGGCAATGTGTTTTCGGACGGCAGCGCCACCTTCGTTACTTTCCGGTCTGTGTCCGGGGCCACCGTGAGTGCAAACACGTCGTCAACGCCTTCTACCTCCCTTGATGATTCTCTTCAGCAAGAGACAGCTTTGGATTCCTCTGCTTCATTTGAGAGTTCAGGTTCCTTCGCTTCCACAATAATGGTGCCTCTGCAACCGCAACCACACGCTCCTGCTGATGAATTCTTTATTCATACCTTTCCAAAGAGCCCGTTGAATAATGGTGTCTCGAACGGTCAAATAGGTGATGAGAAAGCTTATGGTTATGAACATGCCAATAACAAAACATGTGGGCCAAGTTTGAAGAAGTTGCTGAGTGGATCGTTTCTCCCCAAGGAGAAGAGACCGATTTTCAAGAACAACGGGAATGCTAACGCCAGAGTGGGTTGTAGCACTAATTTGAGTGACGAACCAAAGTTTCATaacgttgttgttgttgatgatgatgacgacgatgATAAGTGTAATTTGTCAAAGGGGTGTCAGAACTTACATTGGGCTCATGGTAGAGCCGGCGAGGATCGTTTACATATCGTGATTTGCGAGGATCATGGGTGGATTTATGTTGGGATTTACGATGGATTCAATGGTCCTGATGCCACTGACTATCTTCTGAACAATTTGTTTTATGCTGTTTATGAAGAACTCAAGAAGATAGTGGGTTGTCAAGATTCCAAATCGTTGGTGGATGGTGGTTCTTATTTTTCCTCAAGTTTCAATAAAGAAAACAATCCAACAGGAAATGGAAACTTGAAAGTAGAGAGAAGGAATAGCAGAAATTGCAAGAAAGAGGTGAAACTGAATGCGAAATTGAGTGAGTGGGATGTTTTGCAAGGTCTTTCGAAGGCGCTGAGGATAACGGAGGCGGCGTTTCTTAAGAGTTCAGATGAGATGATAGCTCAAAATCCGGTGTTGGCTATGATGGGTTCTTGTGTGTTGGTTATGTTGATGAAGGGGGAAGATGTGTACTTGATGAATGTTGGAGATAGCCGCGCTGTGTTGGCAACTCACGATGGGAATTCTCTTCAGCTTACTATGGAGCATAGCACTCATGTCAAAGAGGTCAGTTTTCTAATACAAAAATTATACGAAACTAACTTTAGGGTTTAGATTTATTATTTAGGATTTATAGATTTAGAGTATATATTtaagataaacaaaataattttaaaaaaattaactgat is a window encoding:
- the LOC107637864 gene encoding probable protein phosphatase 2C 36; protein product: MGNRMGKLCVCSSDTAGEISGRFDNGITFLSDSHDKALGDSICYVRPDNSQFSRGGGGNVFSDGSATFVTFRSVSGATVSANTSSTPSTSLDDSLQQETALDSSASFESSGSFASTIMVPLQPQPHAPADEFFIHTFPKSPLNNGVSNGQIGDEKAYGYEHANNKTCGPSLKKLLSGSFLPKEKRPIFKNNGNANARVGCSTNLSDEPKFHNVVVVDDDDDDDKCNLSKGCQNLHWAHGRAGEDRLHIVICEDHGWIYVGIYDGFNGPDATDYLLNNLFYAVYEELKKIVGCQDSKSLVDGGSYFSSSFNKENNPTGNGNLKVERRNSRNCKKEVKLNAKLSEWDVLQGLSKALRITEAAFLKSSDEMIAQNPVLAMMGSCVLVMLMKGEDVYLMNVGDSRAVLATHDGNSLQLTMEHSTHVKEEVRRIWREHPDDPSAVTKGRVKGYLNVTRAFGAGFLKQPKQNNAVLETFKVNYIGDSPYITCCPSLHHYRLGPNDKFLLLSSDGIFQYFTNEEAIFKVDYFITMFPDIDPAQLLIEETLHRAAKKAGMNFHELLDIPQGERRLYHDDISVVIISLEGKIWRSTV